The Mya arenaria isolate MELC-2E11 chromosome 16, ASM2691426v1 genome includes a window with the following:
- the LOC128222237 gene encoding uncharacterized protein LOC128222237 isoform X5, with the protein MNLLWQINTLRDICRYLLLVQNMIGIQLFSYGLHAIGVELQYMISKTDEVMTNTCSFDVYKSHILGKKNALNEFMLSWQRLIQQTEDIRFLSLLSQFDKLISEAKRYHVNFVEEYMQALYKEKDALLFQKYLSGLQSDDVEIDGIDHEVCFLCGSKKRQVVVECCKKEIVSKQKRSLAARRYTLLKTIDGVPSEQNVYKAKNPQDFTVEFRSGEETTNACFKETLTFQPDFKRLTFEIPKQNGPVDVTIHLNQPDEYLEFRLQAKHIDVAILGKNEEELQSWKEEDCARDLIAKGVLPQPNILRSLCSHYGRKSEIITDICTNICAVIRLSLDENLNGATIHLIYPAFQEEDECAIIFVILLESDLDAIDVQFGYQCEILLKRNNRPELHYVSEETLERKMTLPLEQQKKLQDTISEHCGQLFEEHKHLSIITTSAIKSKGFLRRGCTEITNITPVIRFCVRVKGYIPLNEDKFSPVYNGFSTDVIEGEFIPFAGKATDRLQQLQLGCEISRNSTLGGTLGGFALHPTYGFCGFTCAHALLYPEEMDILVKKFIIGYNNWPGSHSRSIYQPRAGNQDDEAGTLVEAIYDAASGIEIAFFKIEKSREPRDGKFPKDYENKDTNYRYEEGQCASDFTKKEAFWKFGCASNATRGFLVRPETAWCRFNCGLYLANMFTVSGEFACKGDSGALVFRDGDPIRMKCVGIVEGGQDGEDGHYFIYVSQILPILQYLDTNNLFDFRLLRK; encoded by the exons ATGAACCTTCTTTGGCAGATCAACACATTACGGGATATATGTAGATATTTACTGCTGGTACAGAACATGATCGGAAT TCAATTATTCTCATACGGCTTGCATGCAATTGGAGTTGAACTTCAATACAT GATTTCCAAAACGGATGAGGTTATGACCAACACTTGTTCGTTTGACGTTTACAAATCACATATTCTGG GTAAAAAGAATGCATTGAATGAGTTTATGTTGTCTTGGCAGCGTTTGATTCAGCAGACAGAG gaCATTCGTTTTTTGTCATTACTGAGCCAATTCGACAAACTTATTTCTGAAGCAAAG AGATACCATGTGAATTTCGTAGAAGAGTACATGCAAGCATTGTATAAAGAAAAAGATGCactattatttcaaaaatacttaTCAGGATTACAAAGTGATGACGTTGAAATCGACGGAATCGATCACGAAGTCTGCTTCTTATGCGGTTCGAAGAAACGACAGGTTGTTGTTGAATGCTGCAAGAAGGAGATTGTATCAAAACAAAAGCGCTCTCTAGCGGCTCGACGTTACACTCTCTTAAAAACCATTGATGGAGTCCCCTCTGAGCAAAACGTGTATAAAGCAAAAAATCCGCAAGATTTCACTGTTGAGTTTCGGTCTGGAGAAGAAACAACAAATGCTTGCTTTAAGGAGACATTAACGTTTCAACCTGATTTCAAACGTTTGACGTTCGAAATTCCAAAGCAGAACGGTCCTGTTGATGTGACCATTCACTTGAATCAACCAGATGAATATCTTGAATTTCGATTACAAG CAAAACATATCGACGTTGCAATTCTCGGCAAAAATGAAGAAGAATTGCAATCGTGGAAAGAGGAAGATTGTGCGAGGGATCTGATTGCAAAAGGGGTTCTCCCTCAACCAAACATTCTAAGGAGTTTATGCTCACACTATGGTCGAAAATCTGAAATTATAACGGACATCTGCACAAACATATGTGCTGTAATCCGATTAAGTTTAGACGAAAACCTGAACGGTGCCACTATCCATTTAATTTATCCAGCCTTTCAAGAAGAAGATGAATGTGCTATCATTTTCGTGATTCTGCTAGAGAGTGATCTAGATGCAATAGATGTTCAGTTTGGCTATCAATgtgaaatacttttaaagaGAAATAATAGGCCTGAACTTCATTACGTTTCAGAAGAAACGCTGGAGAGAAAGATGACACTGCCACTTGAGCAACAGAAAAAACTTCAAGATACAATTTCGGAACACTGTGGACAGTTGTTTGAAGAACATAAACACTTAAGCATTATAACAACATCCGCAATAAAATCAAAAGGCTTTCTCAGACGTGGCTGCACAGAGATTACAAACATCACACCAGTTATTAGGTTTTGCGTCCGAGTAAAAGGATATATTCCCCTTAATGAAGACAAATTCAGCCCTGTGTACAATGGATTTTCAACGGACGTTATCGAAGGAGAGTTCATTCCTTTCGCTGGAAAGGCAACGGATCGATTGCAACAGTTACAATTAGGTTGCGAAATAAGTCGCAACTCGACCTTAGGAGGAACTCTTGGGGGATTCGCCTTGCACCCGACATATGGCTTCTGCGGTTTTACATGCGCACATGCTCTTTTATACCCAGAAGAAATGGACATATTGGTGAAGAAATTTATTATTGGTTACAACAACTGGCCAGGAAGTCATTCAAGAAGCATTTATCAGCCAAGAGCAGGCAATCAAGATGATGAAGCAGGCACTCTTGTTGAGGCTATTTACGATGCTGCATCCGGAATAGAAATAGCCTTTTTTAAGATTGAGAAATCGCGGGAACCGCGAGATGGGAAGTTTCCTAAAGATTACGAAAACAAAG ATACAAATTATCGTTATGAAGAGGGACAATGTGCAAGTGATTTCACGAAGAAAGAGGCGTTTTGGAAATTTGGGTGCGCATCAAATGCAACACGAGGATTTCTCGTTCGACCAGAAACTGCCTGGTGCAGGTTTAATTGCGGTCTATACCTTGCAAATATGTTCACCGTTAGCGGTGAGTTTGCGTGTAAGGGTGATTCTGGGGCTCTAGTGTTCCGTGATGGGGATCCTATAAGAATGAAATGCGTGGGTATTGTTGAAGGTGGTCAAGATGGTGAAgatggtcattattttatttatgtttcacaAATACTGCCAATACTTCAATATTTGGATACCAACAATTTGTTTGACTTTAGATTGTTGCGCAAGTAA
- the LOC128222496 gene encoding uncharacterized protein LOC128222496, translated as MMSSLEAQSPMMSQRAFDVDEGDSLSSNEGSPTTFQWVDGRLVGHKPLNRFNLRNRASNWTEHDKYLAVKLIIPREMELYPSHNPHHPNTAYKNSSNMERKVIWMQVTAMFNEQADEPRSPEQLKKAFENIRMAARKHIEESSVPREPGRPKIREPPAHVLLLIHHMKNSPDHRPFNSAFFGLVPPSPPPSADCRSMVDASTETISEALISGRVQLHEVKDIEKGLKSTATKVCDISQITSGSSVSTNQASYRNGNGSLKVNGDFMFNTNVSEAASTAADLINISKKTGAKITVGVQPDVKLDCDSSTSKLGYLTIKPLEQKTKVSDTLTPSVDYNSQAISSKYENQQTIKHQELRDQMINATNERADLESDSPVGNSKLEISMEEIPLNNSECSVPKQYNPAGNSNLYGSKEEVPAENAIHETDKSILVFSKVESRANLMKEIEQVKNNLIDPFQPKPSDTFGNMNLKSKHFIETEYTQTTNDVKIDLPNDKSVQDNTNLKRKCDSEIDIQPKKRKLSQEEELKKWELKKTKAEVERLSLENTLLRQRLVEEQELFKLKKKTEEMLLDQKMKMLQAKTEYYRKGCPDDVKKKYLNNGDCEI; from the exons ATGATGTCATCGCTGGAAGCTCAAAGTCCGATGATGTCACAAAGAGCATTTGACGTAGACGAAGGTGATTCCCTCTCCTCCAACGAAGGGTCGCCAACCACTTTTCAATGGGTCGATGGAAGGCTTGTGGGACATAAACCATTAAACAG GTTCAACTTACGAAATCGTGCCTCTAACTGGACGGAGCATGATAAGTACCTGGCAGTGAAGCTTATAATACCGCGAGAGATGGAGCTCTACCCCAGTCATAATCCTCACCACCCAAACACAGCTTACAAGAACTCCTCTAACATGGAGAGAAAGGTCATCTGGATGCAAGTGACAGCGATGTTTAACGA ACAGGCGGACGAACCAAGGTCACCGGAGCAACTGAAAAAGGCGTTTGAAAATATTCGCATGGCAG CCAGGAAACATATTGAGGAGAGCAGCGTACCACGTGAGCCAGGTCGTCCTAAAATACGGGAACCTCCTGCTCACGTCCTCTTGTTGATACACCACATGAAGAACTCGCCTGATCACAGGCCATTCAACTCGGCGTTCTTTGGTcttg TTCCACCCTCTCCTCCTCCTTCCGCGGATTGCCGCTCCATGGTTGATGCTTCTACAGAGACAATTAGCGAGGCGTTGATATCCGGACGCGTTCAGCTTCATG AGGTCAAAGACATTGAAAAAGGTCTTAAGTCCACAGCAACTAAAGTCTGCGATATATCACAGATAACATCAGGTTCCTCAGTCTCTACAAATCAGGCATCATACAGAAACGGCAATGGGAGTTTGAAAGTTAATGGTGATTTTATGTTCAATACAAACGTTTCTGAAGCAGCTTCAACAGCTGCGGACTTGATAAACATATCCAAGAAAACTGGCGCGAAAATAACAGTGGGAGTACAACCAGATGTAAAGCTAGATTGTGATTCCAGTACCTCCAAGCTTGGCTATTTGACTATTAAGCCACTTGAACAGAAAACGAAAGTTTCAGACACACTAACACCAAGTGTAGACTACAATTCACAAGCCATTAGCtccaaatatgaaaatcaacagACCATCAAACATCAGGAATTAAGGGATCAAATGATAAACGCGACTAATGAAAGAGCGGATTTGGAATCAGATTCACCAGTGGGTAATTCCAAACTTGAAATTTCAATGGAGGAGATACCGTTGAATAATTCCGAATGTAGTGTTCCAAAGCAGTATAATCCAGCGGGTAATTCCAACCTTTATGGTTCAAAAGAGGAGGTTCCAGCggaaaatgcaatacatgaaacGGATAAATCTATACTTGTTTTCTCAAAGGTGGAAAGCAGGGCGAATCTAATGAAAGAAATCGAACAAGTAAAGAACAATCTCATTGACCCATTTCAGCCTAAACCATCTGATACGTTtggaaatatgaatttaaaaagtaaacatttcattgaaacGGAATATACTCAGACTACAAATGATGTCAAAATAGATTTGCCTAATGATAAATCTGTTCAAGACAATACCAATCTGAAGAGGAAATGTGACAGCGAAATAGATATACAGcctaaaaagagaaaattgtctcAAGAAGAGGAGTTAAAGAAATGGGAATTAAAGAAGACTAAAGCTGAAGTTGAGAGGCTAAGTTTGGAAAATACCCTGCTGAGACAACGACTTGTTGAAGAACAAgaactgtttaaactaaaaaagaaaactgaagaAATGTTATTGGaccagaaaatgaaaatgttacaaGCGAAGACTGAGTACTATAGAAAAGGTTGTCCTGATGATGTTAAAAAGAAGTATTTAAACAACGGCGATTGTGAAATTTGA